One Anaeromusa acidaminophila DSM 3853 DNA window includes the following coding sequences:
- a CDS encoding MurR/RpiR family transcriptional regulator: MNKNSSHTPPPGQPGCLTVLRSILPHLTKTERKAAEYILENPAEVIHLTITSLAETCSIAEATIFRLCKKAGFTGFQSFKIALAAEMYPTFATEYQEVSADDSPGALAAKVFHSISEGLQDTLRIVDEKELAKAIAAVCQAKRIYAYGSGVSSIVALDIEYRFIRFGIPVVSYSDAHMQYTSASLAKPGDVILVISHSGSNQDILGAIELAKPCGATVIAITSHLRSPISQAADITLCGMAREVNYRSEAMASRLMHMALIDALYVGVMLQQPDTIKANVQKMRTAVSRRKV; encoded by the coding sequence ATGAACAAAAATTCATCGCATACGCCACCGCCAGGACAGCCCGGCTGTCTTACGGTGCTGCGCAGCATTTTACCCCATCTAACAAAAACAGAGCGTAAAGCCGCTGAATATATTTTGGAAAACCCTGCCGAAGTCATCCACCTGACAATTACCAGCCTGGCGGAAACCTGCAGTATTGCTGAAGCTACCATCTTCCGACTCTGCAAAAAAGCCGGTTTCACAGGCTTTCAATCCTTTAAAATTGCCTTAGCTGCGGAAATGTATCCTACCTTCGCTACCGAGTACCAAGAGGTATCTGCCGACGATTCTCCCGGCGCCCTTGCGGCTAAAGTATTCCACAGCATCTCCGAAGGCCTACAGGACACCCTGCGCATCGTCGATGAAAAAGAGCTGGCCAAAGCCATCGCCGCCGTTTGCCAGGCTAAACGCATTTACGCGTACGGTTCCGGCGTCTCCTCCATCGTCGCTTTAGATATCGAATATCGTTTTATCCGTTTTGGCATTCCGGTGGTTTCCTACTCTGATGCGCACATGCAATATACCTCCGCTTCGCTGGCCAAGCCTGGGGACGTCATCCTGGTCATCTCCCACTCCGGCTCCAACCAGGACATCCTCGGCGCCATCGAACTGGCCAAGCCTTGCGGCGCTACGGTTATCGCCATTACCAGCCATCTTCGCTCCCCCATCAGCCAAGCGGCGGATATTACCCTCTGCGGCATGGCTAGGGAAGTCAACTACCGCAGTGAAGCCATGGCCTCCCGCCTCATGCACATGGCCTTGATTGACGCCTTGTATGTCGGCGTCATGCTGCAGCAGCCAGACACCATCAAAGCCAATGTCCAAAAAATGCGCACGGCCGTTTCCCGGCGGAAAGTATAG